CAGGAACTGGCCCGCGCAGGCGCCTCCGCCGCCGAGCAGGCCCACCATGTGGAACAGTCGCTGACGGCCTGGGACCCGGCAGCGGTGGCCGTGCTCGACGAGGCCGCCGCACGAACCGCCCGAACGGCCCCGGCGAGCTGCGCCCACTGGCTCGATGTGGCACTCCGCCACCTTCCGCACACTCCCGAACACGCCGCCCGGCGGCGTGAGTTGGTTTTGCGGCGGGCCCGCGCCCTGGCCGCGTGCGGTGGCCTGCGCGAGAGCCGCGACCTGCTCCATGAGCTGATCGCCACCCCGCGGCGGACATCCGGTGGCCCGACCACCGGCGAGGACCAAGGCCTCAGAGTGCGCGCGGTCGTCCTGTGCGCGCTGGTGGAGCGTCATCTGGGGCGCTGCACCGAGGCCGTCGCGCTGTTGCGCCGCGAGCTGGCCCGCGGCCCCGCACCGGCCGACGTCGTCCGGCTCGGCCTGGAGCTCGGCTCGGCCGCGCCCCAGGACAGCGACACCTCGTACACCCAGGTGCGCACCGAGGTCGAGGCGGCGCTCGCGGCGGCCCGGTCCACGGGGGACGAGGTCGGGGAGGCGGGCGTCCTCGCCGTCGCCGCCCTGGGAGAGGCGTACGAGGGCAACATGAGCGCGGCGCACGGACTCGCCCGGCAGGCCGCCGCCCTGGTCGACTCCCTGCCCGACAACGACCTCACCGCGCTGTGCGAACCACTGGCCCGGCTCGGCTGGGCGGAGGCCTTCCTGGAGCACTACCCGGACGCGGAGCGGCACGCAGAGCGCGGCCTCGACATCGCCCGCCGCAGCGGCCAGCTCTATGTCGTGCCCCATCTGCTGCTGTGCCTGTCCCATGTCCGGGTCCAGACCTGCCGGATCTCCTCGGCGCTGGAACTCGCCGACCAGGCCGAGGACATCGCCCGCGGGATCGGCAGCGACCAGTTGCTCGCGTTCGTCCTGGCGAGCAAGGCCGCGGCACTCGTCGCCGCCTGCCCGCCGGGCGACCCACGCCCTCTCGCCGTCGCCGAGGAGGCGGTGGCCGCGGCCGGCACCGGGGTCGACTGGTGGGCCTCCACGGCCTGGTGCATCTTCGGCTGGGCCGCGCTCATGGCCGGCGATCCGGTCCGCGCCCGGGACGCGATGCTCCAGGCGGGCGGTCCCGAGCTGCAGCGGATCCAGCCCTCGATGCGGCCGCTCTACCTGGAGATCCTGGTCACGGCCGCACTGGTGACGGGCAGGTCCGAGGAGGCCCGGAGCTGGGCCGAGCGGGCGCGCAAGGAGGCGGAACAACTGGGGCTGCCGATGCTGCGGGCGTCCGCACTGCGCAGCGCCGCCCATCTGCCGCTGGCGCAGGGGGACACGGCAGCGGCGGCGGACCTGTTCGCGGAGGCCGCGGCGGAGAGCGCCCGCTGCGGCGCGGTCTTCTGGGAGGCCTACTCCCTGCTGCTCGGCGCCCCGCTGGAAGCGCTGGCGGGCCGCAGCCGGGGCGGCACGCACGCCTGGCTCAGGGGGCGCCGGCTCGCCGAGGCGGGCGGCAGCGGAATGCTGGTCGGCCTCGCCGACGCCACCCGTCCGCCCGGTGGCGACTCCGAGGCTCCGTACGGTTCCCCGGACCGCGCCGAACTCACCGAGCGGCTGGCCACCCTGACCGCCCGGGAGCTGGAGATCGCCGAACTGGTGGCGCAGGGGCTCACCAGTCAGGCCATCGCGGACCGGCTCTACGTCAGCCGGCGTACCGTCGAGACCCATGTCTCCCGCACCTTCCGCAAGACCGGGGTCTCCTCGCGTACCGCCCTGGCCACGCTGATGGCCCGCCGCCGCACCGGGAGCCGTTTCGGGGACGCCCGCACGGAGCAGCCTGAGCGTGGTCCAGGGGCCCTCGGCGGTGATCAGTGAGCCTCTGCGAACCGGCCACCGCGGTCTCGGCCGGGAAGCTGCCTACCTGACGTCGACGAAGTCGCCGGGCGCCGTCGCGGAGCCGGTCGTGGTGGCGCCGGCGAAGACGAAGCGGTAGTAGCCGTCGGAGCCGGCCTTGGTGGTGGTGCTCAAGGCGCCGGTGCTGCTGGTCTTGACCGTCTTGAGGGTGGTGTAGGTGCTGCTGCCCCTCTTGCGGAACTGCAACTGCACCGGCTGGGTCCCGTATCCCGCGTACTTGCCCGTCGTCCAGTTGGCGCGACTCAGCTTGCCGGTGACCGTGATGGTCCTGCCCTTCCTCACCGGCTCCGGGGAGGCGTTGGCGGTCAGCTTGGCGGCACGCTTGATCTTGGTCCTGGCGACGTCGTCGTCGTAACTGGCGTTCGCGTAGAGGTCGTAGGCGCCCAGGAAGAGTTTCCAGGTCCCCGCGGTGCCGTTGCCGTCCTTGAAGGCGACCGCCGGGTCGATGGTGAAGACCGTCTTGCAGCTGTAGCTGTAGCCGCCCTGGACCGGCGTCTCCGTGCAGGTGGGGTATGCGTCCGACTCCAGGCCGCCGGTGATGGTGTCCGTGCTCGAACTGTCGGTGCCCTGCCACAGGAAGGCCTGGGTGATGGCCACGCCTTCCTCGTCGAAGGCGGTGAACGTGACGGGAACGGCCTTCTTGCCCGTTACGCCGAGAACGATGTCCTTGCCGTTGTTGACGACCCCGTCCTTGAAGGTGGTGCCGCCCAGCGCGTCCCGCGGCTGGACGCTCTCCGAGGCGAAGGCCTTGAGATCCGTCGCCGCCCCAGGGTGCTCCGCTGCCTGGGCGGCGCCCGGAAGAACGAACGCCGAGAGTACGACGGCGCCGGAAAGGACGGTGGCCGCAGTGTGTATACGCATGTGATTCCCCCAAGACGAGGTCGGGCGGTCCGGCCGGACTGTCCTTGT
This window of the Streptomyces sp. NBC_01275 genome carries:
- a CDS encoding LuxR family transcriptional regulator; translation: MLGRSVELARLDALLDRATGDARGTARDEGFRDSGRSRLVDITGEAGIGKSRLLGEVCARAHRRGMTVLRGRATEYERQVPFQVFTDALAHLDPHTLDDFQETDAVAPLLQRSGAVDRFGLHRSTAVLLARLAAPSGLLLALDDLHWADPASLELLDHLVRHPVHAPVVLAVTRRDRQSPESLAARLTRGLDAGTVVRLGLRPLSAHDCAELAGLGLPPAETAALYAASEGNPFYFLTLLQAHRGGTTPESSAPPGLGTLLLDELTVLAPSRRGIVEAVAVLGEHATPAMVSRVTGRSGTAFTVDVHALTRRDLLRSAPQGLLTLRHPVVRTLVHESTPFLRRVEIHRLAAQELARAGASAAEQAHHVEQSLTAWDPAAVAVLDEAAARTARTAPASCAHWLDVALRHLPHTPEHAARRRELVLRRARALAACGGLRESRDLLHELIATPRRTSGGPTTGEDQGLRVRAVVLCALVERHLGRCTEAVALLRRELARGPAPADVVRLGLELGSAAPQDSDTSYTQVRTEVEAALAAARSTGDEVGEAGVLAVAALGEAYEGNMSAAHGLARQAAALVDSLPDNDLTALCEPLARLGWAEAFLEHYPDAERHAERGLDIARRSGQLYVVPHLLLCLSHVRVQTCRISSALELADQAEDIARGIGSDQLLAFVLASKAAALVAACPPGDPRPLAVAEEAVAAAGTGVDWWASTAWCIFGWAALMAGDPVRARDAMLQAGGPELQRIQPSMRPLYLEILVTAALVTGRSEEARSWAERARKEAEQLGLPMLRASALRSAAHLPLAQGDTAAAADLFAEAAAESARCGAVFWEAYSLLLGAPLEALAGRSRGGTHAWLRGRRLAEAGGSGMLVGLADATRPPGGDSEAPYGSPDRAELTERLATLTARELEIAELVAQGLTSQAIADRLYVSRRTVETHVSRTFRKTGVSSRTALATLMARRRTGSRFGDARTEQPERGPGALGGDQ